One stretch of Paenibacillus sp. FSL R5-0341 DNA includes these proteins:
- a CDS encoding MFS transporter: MNVGKKGLMLAVGLGIMLNPLNSSMISVAISRLQLVYQLDFTAVSWIILSFYIASAVAQPVMGKCSDLFGRRKIFLMGLVIVFVSSMLAPWSPSFSWLIVFRIVQSIGTSMMVAVGMAIVRMNVTEKQASALSTLAIFLSGAAAIGPFIGGVLIHWWDWHSIFIVNIPFVMVSFWFGWKSIPKDETSPSISAHMSIRQWLALIDAPGILMFTLALVTLLLGLLSVNSTGDISSWHLLTGGIGIITLVIFIRHELKAATPFIPLRTFAIYPEMTWVNVQYMLVNILFYALFFGVPTYLKQVRHLNEVYTGMSMLALGVCSLIISPIAGRWIDRSGSRPALIVSAGLMTVGSLFIAVMNETSPIVIIIVALALFGISNGLNAVGMQAALFKSTPKEMIGVASGIFNTSRYLGTILSSLLIGIVMGDTFSVTGFQILGVILTVLAASLIIMSIRSKEDGVNPEQVN; the protein is encoded by the coding sequence ATGAACGTTGGAAAAAAAGGATTGATGTTAGCTGTTGGACTCGGAATCATGTTGAATCCGTTAAATTCCTCCATGATTTCTGTGGCTATCTCAAGATTGCAACTCGTGTATCAACTTGATTTTACAGCCGTTTCGTGGATTATTTTATCGTTCTACATTGCCAGTGCTGTGGCTCAACCCGTCATGGGCAAGTGTAGTGATTTGTTTGGTCGCAGGAAGATTTTCCTCATGGGTCTTGTTATTGTTTTCGTTTCATCCATGTTAGCTCCATGGTCTCCCAGCTTTTCATGGCTTATCGTATTTCGAATCGTTCAATCGATTGGCACAAGCATGATGGTGGCTGTCGGAATGGCGATTGTGAGAATGAACGTGACTGAAAAACAAGCATCCGCCTTGTCTACCTTGGCGATATTCCTCTCTGGAGCAGCTGCAATTGGACCTTTTATTGGTGGTGTATTGATTCATTGGTGGGACTGGCATAGCATATTCATCGTTAATATTCCGTTTGTCATGGTAAGCTTTTGGTTCGGCTGGAAAAGCATCCCGAAGGACGAGACATCTCCGTCTATCTCTGCTCATATGTCCATTCGGCAATGGCTTGCGTTAATTGATGCACCAGGTATCCTGATGTTTACGTTAGCCTTGGTGACTCTACTCCTTGGTTTACTTTCAGTGAATTCCACAGGAGATATTTCATCTTGGCATCTACTGACAGGAGGAATCGGCATAATTACACTAGTTATATTCATACGACATGAATTAAAAGCAGCTACACCTTTTATCCCTTTGCGAACGTTTGCCATATACCCCGAAATGACGTGGGTCAATGTGCAATACATGCTGGTGAACATCCTGTTTTACGCTCTTTTTTTTGGCGTTCCTACGTACTTGAAGCAGGTACGTCATCTCAATGAAGTCTATACAGGAATGAGTATGCTAGCCTTGGGGGTGTGTTCACTAATTATTTCTCCGATCGCCGGGCGCTGGATTGACAGATCGGGATCACGACCAGCTCTGATCGTATCCGCTGGTTTAATGACAGTCGGCTCGCTATTTATCGCCGTCATGAACGAAACTTCCCCAATCGTCATTATCATTGTTGCTTTAGCTTTATTTGGCATAAGTAACGGCTTAAACGCAGTTGGCATGCAAGCAGCTCTGTTCAAAAGCACACCCAAAGAAATGATCGGTGTAGCATCGGGGATTTTTAATACATCACGCTACCTGGGGACCATCTTATCGTCATTATTGATTGGGATCGTCATGGGAGATACATTCAGTGTGACAGGATTTCAGATACTTGGCGTCATCCTTACAGTGCTTGCTGCATCGTTAATCATTATGAGCATACGTAGCAAGGAGGATGGGGTGAATCCAGAGCAGGTAAACTAA
- a CDS encoding MFS transporter, whose protein sequence is MEKLRTYSLLSVALLISSGPVIAANIPAIANDFPEISITHVGLLTTIPSLFVILGVLIANRLELLIGKKATILTGLGLVLIAGVFPALYHDLFSLLFISRCLFGLGVGLFNRLIIQMISDMYHQNPGKQATVIGLESAFEGLGGICLTLLVGQLLKMGWHTSFYVYALALPIFIAFLIFVPSDKKELNRREAATTNSSQTNNKKALQVMIGYGLLLFVIVAIFINYNLQITPLILEKNIGTATNGSNMIAFIGLGAFVAGFSFGKVYKTFGNYIVPLSILLLGSSMFVTTLSQSIILTTICSMIIGFSFRCIMPYLLHTFAQQIAKMAKLGTTIVLISYNLGATLSPYEGRLITQLLQLDTVQSLVSSNAMILLLMSVASFGVVTLHRKKKNIQQT, encoded by the coding sequence ATGGAGAAGCTTAGAACATATTCGTTATTGTCCGTTGCGTTATTAATTTCTTCAGGTCCAGTGATTGCCGCTAACATTCCTGCGATAGCCAATGATTTTCCAGAGATATCGATAACGCATGTGGGATTATTAACGACTATTCCTTCATTATTTGTTATTCTTGGTGTGTTAATCGCTAATCGACTTGAACTTCTGATTGGGAAGAAAGCAACTATACTCACTGGATTAGGACTTGTTCTCATTGCGGGAGTATTTCCTGCATTGTATCATGACCTTTTTTCGTTACTGTTCATTTCTCGCTGTTTGTTTGGGTTAGGTGTAGGTTTGTTTAATCGGCTCATCATTCAGATGATCAGTGATATGTATCATCAGAATCCAGGTAAACAAGCAACCGTTATTGGCTTAGAAAGTGCCTTTGAGGGATTAGGAGGCATTTGTCTGACACTACTCGTTGGTCAACTATTGAAAATGGGCTGGCACACATCATTTTATGTCTACGCCCTGGCACTTCCTATTTTCATTGCATTCCTGATTTTTGTTCCTTCTGATAAAAAAGAGCTTAATAGAAGAGAAGCGGCCACAACGAATTCAAGCCAAACAAATAATAAAAAAGCCCTTCAAGTCATGATTGGCTATGGTCTCTTATTATTTGTGATTGTAGCTATCTTCATCAATTATAATTTACAGATTACTCCTTTGATTTTGGAAAAAAATATTGGAACTGCGACAAACGGAAGCAATATGATTGCATTTATAGGTTTGGGAGCTTTTGTTGCCGGCTTTTCTTTTGGAAAAGTATACAAAACATTCGGTAACTATATCGTTCCATTATCGATTCTGTTACTTGGAAGCTCGATGTTCGTTACCACATTATCGCAAAGTATCATTCTTACTACCATTTGCTCAATGATCATCGGGTTTTCATTCCGCTGTATAATGCCCTATTTATTGCATACGTTTGCTCAACAAATCGCGAAAATGGCAAAGTTGGGTACTACCATTGTTCTGATCTCGTATAACTTGGGAGCCACACTTTCGCCGTATGAAGGAAGGTTAATTACTCAACTGTTGCAACTAGATACAGTGCAATCATTAGTCTCCAGTAATGCAATGATCCTATTGTTGATGTCAGTAGCCAGTTTTGGAGTAGTAACCCTTCATCGCAAAAAGAAGAATATTCAACAAACATAG
- a CDS encoding GNAT family N-acetyltransferase, which yields MKLKAERFDYIAETERLVIRPLQKDDYENWLNEFENRSPSQHRHDKGKIDMSECTLDWFHDLVDRHQELARTDAVYVFGVFRKHDGTHLGMIDIATLARDHFQWGSFGYTIHNQYWQKGYGKEAVNEALHIAFEHLKFHRIEAHINVDNTPSMKLAESVGMEFECVRKGFIHENNEWTDHLVYYKNSN from the coding sequence TTGAAATTAAAAGCAGAAAGATTTGATTATATTGCAGAGACAGAACGGCTAGTCATTAGACCATTACAGAAAGACGACTATGAAAATTGGTTGAATGAGTTCGAAAATCGCTCGCCCTCTCAACACCGCCATGATAAAGGGAAAATCGATATGAGTGAGTGTACGCTGGATTGGTTTCACGATCTGGTAGATCGACACCAGGAGTTAGCGCGTACAGATGCCGTTTATGTATTTGGTGTGTTTAGAAAGCATGATGGTACACATCTGGGTATGATTGATATTGCGACCTTGGCAAGAGATCATTTTCAATGGGGAAGTTTCGGATACACGATCCATAATCAGTATTGGCAAAAAGGTTATGGGAAAGAAGCTGTGAATGAAGCACTTCATATTGCATTCGAACATCTGAAATTCCACCGCATAGAAGCTCATATTAATGTGGATAATACCCCTTCCATGAAACTAGCAGAGAGTGTTGGTATGGAATTTGAATGTGTACGTAAAGGGTTTATACACGAAAATAATGAATGGACCGATCATTTGGTTTATTACAAAAATTCTAATTAA
- a CDS encoding LysR family transcriptional regulator, which translates to MELLQLRYFLTVARCEHVTEAAGKLHVTQSSLSKTIQRLEDDLGVPLFDRIGRKLRLNDFGRTFLHRTEKALFELEQGQREIADLYNPDQGTLQLAVTTASTLPGILREFRKNKPDIQFHVQMVSLENMSRLLHRGEVDFCLSSPPIEGDDIECQMLFDDPIVVAVPMGHRYADRSSIQLTELKDEWFVGVKQGYGVRDMVDSTCQSVGFLPKYVYEGDEPARLTALVEAEIGLAFIPSTARNPNERVRFLQVEDHRLVREIALLSHKNRYISKAALAFRSVVMNYFSAMS; encoded by the coding sequence ATGGAGCTTCTTCAACTCAGATATTTCCTGACGGTGGCCCGATGCGAGCATGTTACGGAAGCCGCAGGAAAGTTACACGTCACTCAGTCCTCCCTGAGCAAAACGATACAACGATTAGAGGACGACCTGGGCGTCCCTTTATTTGATCGAATCGGGAGAAAGCTGCGACTAAACGACTTTGGGAGAACATTTCTTCACCGAACTGAAAAGGCTTTGTTTGAACTGGAACAGGGACAGCGGGAAATCGCTGACCTCTACAATCCGGATCAGGGTACACTGCAATTGGCAGTGACTACGGCGAGCACATTGCCCGGCATACTGCGGGAATTCCGGAAAAACAAGCCGGATATTCAGTTCCATGTGCAAATGGTTTCGTTAGAAAACATGTCCAGACTTCTACATCGGGGCGAGGTGGACTTTTGTCTCTCCTCCCCTCCGATTGAAGGTGACGATATCGAATGTCAGATGCTGTTTGACGATCCGATCGTAGTCGCTGTTCCTATGGGTCATCGATATGCAGACCGAAGTAGCATTCAATTAACTGAGCTTAAGGACGAGTGGTTTGTTGGGGTAAAGCAAGGGTATGGTGTTCGTGATATGGTAGATTCCACATGTCAATCTGTTGGTTTCCTACCGAAGTATGTATATGAAGGTGATGAGCCTGCAAGATTAACCGCCCTTGTCGAGGCGGAGATCGGTCTCGCATTTATACCAAGCACGGCCAGAAACCCAAATGAACGTGTTAGATTCTTGCAGGTAGAGGATCACAGACTCGTTCGGGAAATCGCTCTTCTTTCGCACAAAAACAGGTATATTTCAAAAGCCGCTTTAGCATTTCGTAGCGTAGTCATGAACTATTTCAGTGCTATGTCTTGA
- a CDS encoding cytochrome d ubiquinol oxidase subunit II: MSYELIGISVLWLFLYGYLIVASIDFGAGFFAFYARLTKQDHLINRLISRYLSPVWEITNVFFVFFYIGIVGFFPDTAYYYGSALLVPGSIAVILLAIRGSFYAFENYGSKKSIVYLFLYGATGLLIPASLSVALTLSEGGFILKQGDTVSLDYWALFTNPLSWSIVGLAIVSVLFISGSFLTFYASRAEDHSALKLMRNYALFWSTPTIILALTAFIYLGQHNERHFQNMMDLWWLLALSVAFFMIAMWLLYNGRRYGLAFICIMLQFFTAFFAYGIGQYPYILDPYITIQSSATSPAMGFALVVVFIGGLCLLIPSLILVFKLFLFDADYVKGKK, from the coding sequence ATGAGTTATGAGTTGATTGGTATATCGGTACTCTGGCTGTTCTTGTACGGCTATCTTATAGTAGCATCCATTGATTTTGGAGCAGGGTTCTTCGCCTTTTATGCACGCCTGACGAAGCAGGATCACCTGATTAATCGTCTGATCTCTCGCTATCTATCACCGGTCTGGGAGATCACCAATGTATTCTTTGTCTTTTTCTATATTGGCATCGTCGGCTTCTTTCCAGATACGGCCTATTATTATGGCTCCGCGCTGCTCGTTCCGGGAAGTATTGCCGTCATTCTACTTGCCATTCGTGGGTCGTTCTATGCTTTCGAAAATTATGGTTCCAAAAAAAGTATCGTGTACTTGTTTCTATACGGAGCTACAGGTTTGCTTATTCCGGCGTCGTTGTCAGTAGCACTGACATTGTCTGAAGGTGGCTTTATTTTGAAGCAGGGGGATACCGTTTCCCTGGATTACTGGGCGCTGTTCACCAATCCATTATCGTGGAGCATCGTTGGTCTAGCCATCGTGTCCGTATTGTTCATTAGCGGATCATTTCTCACATTTTACGCTTCACGGGCAGAGGATCATTCGGCATTGAAGCTGATGCGGAACTATGCATTGTTCTGGAGCACACCGACCATTATTCTCGCGCTGACTGCATTTATATATTTGGGTCAACACAATGAGCGTCATTTTCAAAATATGATGGATTTATGGTGGCTACTGGCGCTTTCCGTTGCGTTTTTCATGATTGCTATGTGGCTGTTATATAACGGACGGCGTTACGGATTAGCTTTTATATGTATCATGCTGCAATTTTTCACAGCCTTTTTCGCTTACGGCATTGGGCAATATCCTTACATTCTTGATCCATACATCACGATTCAGAGCAGCGCCACATCGCCTGCAATGGGCTTCGCTCTAGTGGTCGTGTTTATCGGTGGTCTGTGCCTGTTAATTCCTTCTCTGATTCTGGTCTTCAAACTGTTCCTGTTTGACGCGGATTATGTGAAAGGGAAAAAATAA
- a CDS encoding 6-phospho-beta-glucosidase — MTLRKDFLWGGAVAANQCEGGYAEGNKGLSTVDVIPAGKDRVPVMRGQLKMLECDQEHFYPSHEAIDFYHRYKEDIALFAEMGFTCFRLSLAWTRIYPNGDDELPNEEGLQFYENVFDECLKYGIEPLVTITHFDVPIHLVKTIGSWRSRKMVDYYEKLCETIFTRYKDKVKYWLTFNEINMLLHLPFGSSGLVFEEGENEDAVKYQAAHHQLIASAKATEIARRINPEMKIGCMLAGANTYPYTCAPDDVWKAMTRDREHYFFVDVQSRGEYPNYAKKMLERMNIHLAMEDGDEECLKNNTVDFVSFSYYGSRLTSADPAVNTQTAANLFPTLRNPHLKTSEWGWQIDPEGLRITMNSLYDRYQKPLFIVENGLGAIDTPDETGYIADDYRIEYLRQHIQAFIKGVEEDGVDLLGYTSWGCIDLVSSSSGEMSKRYGFIHVDKDDAGKGTLKRSKKKSFEWFKKVIQSNGKEL, encoded by the coding sequence ATGACTTTAAGAAAAGACTTTTTGTGGGGTGGGGCAGTTGCTGCTAATCAATGTGAAGGTGGATATGCCGAAGGCAACAAGGGATTATCTACAGTTGATGTGATCCCGGCAGGGAAAGATCGTGTTCCTGTCATGCGAGGGCAATTAAAAATGTTGGAGTGTGATCAAGAGCATTTTTATCCAAGTCATGAGGCTATTGATTTTTATCATCGATATAAAGAAGACATTGCTTTATTTGCAGAGATGGGCTTTACGTGTTTCCGTTTATCTTTGGCATGGACGCGGATCTACCCTAATGGAGATGACGAGCTCCCCAACGAAGAGGGATTGCAATTCTATGAGAATGTATTTGATGAATGTTTGAAATACGGCATTGAGCCTCTTGTCACCATCACCCACTTTGACGTCCCTATTCATTTGGTGAAAACCATTGGATCGTGGAGAAGCCGAAAAATGGTGGATTATTATGAGAAACTGTGTGAAACGATCTTCACCCGTTATAAAGATAAAGTGAAGTATTGGCTTACCTTTAATGAAATCAACATGCTGTTGCATTTACCTTTTGGAAGCTCAGGTCTAGTGTTTGAAGAAGGTGAGAATGAGGACGCTGTGAAATATCAGGCAGCTCATCATCAATTGATCGCAAGTGCAAAAGCGACTGAAATTGCGCGTAGAATTAACCCGGAAATGAAGATCGGCTGTATGTTAGCAGGTGCCAACACTTATCCGTATACATGTGCACCAGATGATGTCTGGAAAGCCATGACAAGGGATCGCGAGCATTACTTCTTCGTCGATGTACAATCCCGAGGAGAATACCCAAACTATGCCAAGAAAATGTTAGAACGAATGAATATTCACTTAGCCATGGAAGACGGGGACGAGGAATGCTTGAAAAATAATACGGTTGATTTCGTTTCGTTCAGTTACTATGGTTCACGATTGACCAGTGCAGATCCGGCAGTAAACACACAAACGGCAGCTAACCTGTTTCCGACACTGCGCAATCCACATTTGAAAACGAGTGAATGGGGATGGCAAATCGATCCTGAAGGTCTAAGAATTACAATGAACTCCTTGTATGATCGATATCAAAAGCCATTATTCATCGTTGAGAATGGATTAGGAGCGATAGATACTCCTGATGAGACGGGATATATTGCGGATGATTATAGAATCGAGTATTTGCGTCAACACATCCAAGCCTTCATAAAAGGAGTGGAAGAAGATGGCGTTGACTTGTTGGGTTACACATCTTGGGGTTGCATTGATTTAGTAAGCTCAAGTTCTGGAGAGATGAGTAAACGATACGGTTTCATACATGTCGACAAAGATGACGCTGGAAAGGGTACGTTGAAACGCAGCAAGAAAAAATCCTTTGAATGGTTCAAAAAAGTTATCCAAAGTAACGGCAAAGAACTCTAA
- a CDS encoding cytochrome ubiquinol oxidase subunit I: protein MAIDTVLWSRLVTGLTLGFHVIFATLGVGVPLMIAIAEFIGIRKKDHHYILMAKRWSRGFVISVAVGVVTGTAISLQLALVWPNFMKLAGNVIALPLFMEVFAFFFEAIFLGIYLYTWDRFKNPYIHWLLTIPIVAGAGMSAVFITTVNGFMNQPEGFVMEAGQFMAVNPVQAMLNTATFSKVFHVLSSAYLTGAALLAGIAAFAMLRKGVSSYHKKGLNLMMAVVFVFSLLNSLAGDVSAKFLAEHQPEKLAAAEWHFETESGADLILLGWLNAEHEIIGALHLPKLLSFLAFGDFNAEVTGLNEFPPDEHPPLLVHYLFDLMAGIGFALLAISSLYFLFVFWKKRNQFNKWMLRMVALSAPLAFLAVEMGWFYAEVGRQPWIIRGYMRVEEAATSSPSVRILFFVFLLLYILLGVMCVVVLRRLFNNNPAELEMEKWLKEKHDQSAEKGEQA, encoded by the coding sequence ATGGCTATTGATACGGTGTTATGGAGCAGGCTGGTGACGGGTTTGACGCTCGGTTTCCACGTGATTTTTGCAACGCTTGGTGTCGGCGTACCTTTGATGATTGCTATTGCAGAGTTCATCGGTATTCGGAAGAAGGATCACCATTACATACTTATGGCAAAGAGGTGGTCCAGAGGGTTTGTCATTTCTGTGGCTGTGGGTGTCGTGACAGGTACAGCGATATCACTGCAGTTGGCCTTGGTATGGCCGAATTTTATGAAGCTGGCCGGGAATGTCATTGCACTGCCACTATTTATGGAAGTGTTCGCATTCTTTTTTGAAGCGATATTCCTGGGCATTTATCTGTACACATGGGATCGGTTTAAAAATCCGTATATCCACTGGCTGCTGACCATTCCGATTGTCGCCGGGGCAGGCATGTCTGCTGTTTTTATTACAACAGTGAACGGATTCATGAACCAGCCTGAAGGCTTTGTCATGGAAGCAGGTCAATTCATGGCAGTGAACCCCGTACAAGCGATGCTGAATACGGCGACGTTCTCCAAGGTGTTCCATGTATTAAGCTCAGCCTATTTGACAGGAGCTGCACTGTTAGCAGGAATTGCAGCCTTTGCGATGCTGAGAAAAGGAGTGTCGTCCTACCACAAAAAAGGCTTGAATCTCATGATGGCCGTAGTTTTCGTATTCAGTTTATTAAACTCCTTAGCTGGAGATGTATCTGCCAAGTTTTTGGCTGAGCATCAGCCGGAGAAACTCGCAGCTGCAGAGTGGCATTTCGAGACAGAAAGCGGCGCGGATCTCATTTTATTGGGATGGTTGAATGCTGAGCATGAAATTATAGGCGCTCTTCATTTGCCGAAGCTGCTCAGCTTCCTTGCCTTTGGAGACTTTAATGCCGAAGTAACCGGGTTGAATGAATTTCCACCAGACGAGCATCCACCATTACTTGTGCATTACTTGTTTGATCTAATGGCTGGAATAGGTTTCGCTCTGCTTGCTATATCAAGTCTGTACTTCCTGTTTGTGTTCTGGAAGAAACGTAATCAGTTTAACAAGTGGATGCTTCGTATGGTTGCACTCAGTGCACCGCTTGCTTTTCTGGCTGTTGAGATGGGCTGGTTCTATGCAGAAGTGGGGCGACAGCCATGGATCATCCGAGGTTATATGCGGGTAGAAGAGGCCGCTACTTCTTCACCGAGTGTGAGAATTTTATTTTTCGTCTTCTTGCTTCTCTACATCCTGCTAGGCGTTATGTGTGTCGTCGTACTGAGAAGGTTGTTCAATAACAATCCTGCTGAACTTGAGATGGAGAAATGGTTGAAAGAGAAGCATGATCAATCAGCCGAGAAAGGGGAGCAGGCATAA